A segment of the Lathamus discolor isolate bLatDis1 chromosome 9, bLatDis1.hap1, whole genome shotgun sequence genome:
GTTTAGGTGAATATTTCAGACTGTTGGGCTCTATACCTGGGCAATTTTGTGGGTccatgattttatttctttccaaacatATTGGGCCAAGTCCATCtcaaattttaaagaaaaatctttccaaGCGGAAAGTTGGAATTAGTAATTGCTCTCCCTCCAATAGGAGGATGAGGGAGagatgggggaaggaaaggaaaagttgaGTACAGTAACTGCTGTGTTCAGCTTTGAAAACCCCAATAACAGTGGAATTTATAAAGACTACCTTGAAAACTAATTGGCCCTGTTTGCATGTGTTCAATTGGAAAGGAAAGAGCACATGTTCTCTTGCACAGCCAGTTTCAGTGACAGTAGGTTCTAAGACTGATGgcatctttttctctcctttaggATGAAAGGACTTGCGACAGAGACATGGTAGCAAGGTGTGGAGCAACCTTCCTGGAATGTGTTTCttcaggaagagaagagatCACTGCCGTATTTTATGGATGTCACTGAAGTAGACTTTGAAGTTCTTTGGAAAAACATCACAAACTTGGCATGGGAAACCACAGCAACAATCATACCTGTTTGATAGATGATTCCTTTAAATACAACTTGTATGGAGCTGTGTACAGTGTGGTCTTCATCCTTGGTTTGATTACTAACTGTGCCTccctctttgttttctgctttcgGATGAAAATGCGAAGTGAAACAGCCATTTTCATGACAAACCTGGCtgtttcagatttgcttttTGTGTTCACTCTGCCTTTCAAaattttttataatttcaaCAGGCATTGGCCTTTTGGAGATAGTCTGTGCAAGATCTCTGGTACAGCATTTCTCACTAACATCTATGGGAGCATGCTGTTCCTCACCTGCATTAGTGTCGACCGTTTCCTTGCTATCGTCTATCCATTCCGATCTCGCACCATTAGGACCAGGAGAAATTCTGCCATAGTCTGTGCTGGTGTTTGGATACTGGTCCTCAGCGGTGGAATTTCAGCTTCATTGTTCTCCACAACCAACATTTCCAACACCAGCACAACCTGTTTTGAAGGCTTTTCCAAGAGTATCTGGAAAACCTATCTGTCTAAGATCACTATATTTATTGAAGTGGTAGGATTCATAATTCCTTTGCTACTCAACCTTACATGCTCTTCTTTAGTTCTCAGGACTCTCCGGAAACCTGCCACCTTGTCTCAGATTGGGACAAACAAAGAGAAAGTATTGAAAATGATCATTGTGCACGTGGCCATTTTTGTTGTGTGCTTTGTGCCTTACAATTCCATACTCTTCTTGTATGCTCTTGTGCGCTCCCAAGCAATAGCAAATTGCTCCTTGGAGAGGTTTGCGAGGACAATGTACCCAATCACACTGTGCATTGCAACAATGAACTGCTGCTTTGACCCATTCATCTATTACTTTACATCAGAATCCTTCCAGAAGTCCTTCAACATAAAGACCCAGATGAAAATGGATTCTCTTTTCAAGACTGAGACAGGTCTAACAAAGACTGCACTACCAGCACCACAGGATGAACTAAGTGACCAGGCTATTACAAATGGAGGAGACCCAACATCTGAATCTCATTTCTAGTAAGATGTTTGCACATTGAGTTCTCCCCCATTAACTTTTGATTAACACCACGTGTGAAATAGTTGTTTCAGAATATGTGGGTTCACACACATGGTGTGGATGAAGTTGCTGGGGGATAACTACACAGGTGGACAAATCCTTAACACTGGGATGGTCCCATCACATGCAACAGGCGAACATGAAATATAAAAAACCCAATGGATCTCCCTTTGGAGATCATGGATAGGTAGCAACACATGTGCCAACTGAGGAGGGAACAGAGTAGCTTCTTTAAGCAGAACATGCCAAcatttggcatttttttcccccatcagTTTACATGGGACCAGTTGGGAaatagaaaatttaattttcttgagATCTGCCAATATTTCATGCCTTCTGGAAATGCATCATCATATGTTAACACAATAACTTCACACAATAtgtatgtttgcttttaaagacaTAATAAAAGCTTTCGGCTTTTCCTTATTTCACTGCAAGAGTATAACCTCCTGGTTTTGCAAGACACAGGCATGCTGAATTTATTGTGTGGAGAGGTTTGAAGTGTAACCAATTGTTTTGAAAGCAGGCAAAAAAGTTACTTGGTgatagaagagaaaaatcatgagaaaattattttggaatAAGAAGTTTCATCTTTGTCAGATTAAGCTGTCAATATGTTCTAAAAGCCACCCCTAGGGAGGAGTAAAGGGCTCATTGCTGCTCTGTTGCACCTGGGCATTTATGTCCCAGGAGATTTTGTATGACTGTTTCTGGAAAGGGCTAGACTGTGAAGTCAGCTGAAAGACAGGGCTTTGAACCCCAGAGTCGTTGCAAGGGCAAACCTCTTCTATGGAAATTGAGTGCAGCTGAGGTGGGGAAGAATTAGACTGCTGACCTTACTGAAGAGCTTGTCTGGATACAGACAATTGGTGTCAAAGCACCCAGTTAAGAGAAGATCTTTAAGTGATTGCTTGCTGGGTTTCTCTATACAGTCAACTAACTAAACTACAGGGTCTCAAAAAAGCTCCAAAAGAGAAGTAAACCAAGCCACACTCTTAGTtacagcagtattttctttcttcatcatTACCAtatcctgcttttccttttatataGATTATAGAAATATATGGAAAGTTGTCTGCCTATATGCCACTGAGCTTTACAAgatctttcatttctttagcCATTGTTTCATATTTGAAGCTATACTGACCTTAACACTCTGAAGTGTAATACAAACGAAGAAGACAACTTGAAAATGTATGAAGTTCCAACAGCAGAACGTTTTCTACTGAAAACGCAGATCAGTAATCTACATTTTTTGACCCATTcctctagcacagtaatctACCTTTCCCATAGTACAGCATAAAACTACTTCTAGGACTATGCTGCCAAAAAAAGAGCCAGACAAAGTATTAATTGAACAGATGTTTTCCACTCAACTATTTATCTGAAGTCTCTCAGATCAAGCCTCCGGAGATACTGACAGCTGCTCCTCAAATGTGATCACTGCTTAAAGCAGCAGAGACTTTTAAAGTCTGCAAAAGTGTTAATGCTTTGAAGGGAATATTTAGTTGCACTACATTCACTTTTTTATCCAAACTCAGTTACTTACCAAGGCTTGGACAAACCCCAGAGATCATTCCCCCAAATGACTATTGCTTATCTAGTGCCCCTTACTTTTGGTTCTTAACGAAGAAATTTTAATGATGAACTCATCGTATGCAGGGAATATGAGAGCAACCAAACTATCCAAACTCATCTTTAAATTATAGCTGTATTTACTAGAAACTTGCACACAAGACTGGCTTAGAAAATCTTTTGCCTGTATATTAAACCCTCAGACACCGCCACTTTGGAGCAGGAACAAACCATGAAAACAAGAACAGATCATTCAAACTACTCAGTGGAATGAGGCAGATGTGGCAGGACAGGGCACAGTCAATTACAGTGAATTTGTCAGCATCTGGGAAAAGTTTAACTCAAACAGAAGCAATGAGCTGTGTTTGAAAAAGCATCAGTGTTTGCCATTCAACCATATGTGAAGTGAAAGCCAGTGCCATGCCCCTTTCCTTCCGGG
Coding sequences within it:
- the LPAR4 gene encoding lysophosphatidic acid receptor 4; the protein is MGNHSNNHTCLIDDSFKYNLYGAVYSVVFILGLITNCASLFVFCFRMKMRSETAIFMTNLAVSDLLFVFTLPFKIFYNFNRHWPFGDSLCKISGTAFLTNIYGSMLFLTCISVDRFLAIVYPFRSRTIRTRRNSAIVCAGVWILVLSGGISASLFSTTNISNTSTTCFEGFSKSIWKTYLSKITIFIEVVGFIIPLLLNLTCSSLVLRTLRKPATLSQIGTNKEKVLKMIIVHVAIFVVCFVPYNSILFLYALVRSQAIANCSLERFARTMYPITLCIATMNCCFDPFIYYFTSESFQKSFNIKTQMKMDSLFKTETGLTKTALPAPQDELSDQAITNGGDPTSESHF